From Corvus cornix cornix isolate S_Up_H32 chromosome 6, ASM73873v5, whole genome shotgun sequence, one genomic window encodes:
- the EEF1AKMT2 gene encoding EEF1A lysine methyltransferase 2: MAVAGDEPFSPSVLGTREHWDAAYERELQTFQDIGDTGEIWFGEESMVRIIRWLEKHKVPLDSSVLDIGTGNGVLLVELAKSGYLNLTGIDYSPSAIQLSEKVREKEGMSNIKLKVEDFLAPSAELSGFDICIDKGTFDAISLDPSDAVGKRKLYVGSLCRVLKPEGFFLITSCNWTKEELLNEFREGFEILEELPTPKFCFGGRIGNSVTALVFQRKKVRPSILDKLD; encoded by the exons ATGGCGGTGGCCGGGGACGAGCCCTTCAGCCCCTCGGTGCTGGGCACCAGAGAGCA CTGGGATGCTGCGTACGAAAGAGAACTGCAAACTTTTCAAGACATTGGAGATACCGGGGAAATCtg GTTTGGAGAAGAAAGCATGGTGCGCATAATCAGGTGGTTGGAAAAGCACAAGGTCCCCCTTGACAGCTCTGTGCTTGACATTGGGACTGGGAACGGTGTTTTACTGGTTGAATTG GCAAAGTCTGGTTACCTGAATCTCACAGGTATTGATTACTCACCTTCTGCAatacagctttcagaaaaagtaagagagaaagaagggatgTCTAACATTAAATTAAAG GTAGAAGACTTCCTGGCACCCTCAGCTGAGCTGTCAGGCTTTGACATTTGCATTGACAAGGGGACTTTTGATGCCATAAGCCTCGACCCCAGTGACGCGGTGGGGAAGCGGAAGCTGTACGTGGGATCCCTGTGCAGGGTGTTGAAACCAGAGGGCTTTTTCCTCATCACCTCTTGCAACTGGAccaaggaggagctgctgaacGAGTTCAGAGAAG GATTTGAAATTCTGGAGGAGCTGCCAACACCCAAGTTTTGTTTTGGAGGAAGAATTGGAAACAGTGTAACAGCATTGGTTTTCCAGAGGAAGAAAGTGAGGCCATCCATTTTGGACAAATTAGATTAG